Proteins co-encoded in one Cercospora beticola chromosome 7, complete sequence genomic window:
- the COX6 gene encoding Cytochrome c oxidase subunit 6 (BUSCO:EOG0926522L) encodes MSSAVLARVARASRFSAQSCRVRPMRSFQVSQFRPTTSAFSTATTKFADHDAHDPHHEESFEEFTARYEKEFEQVQDVFELQRNLNNAFAYDLVPSPSVITAALRAARRVDDYPTAVRIFEGIKAKVENKGQYDEYIQELSGIREELGINLKETMYPESS; translated from the exons ATGTCTTCCGCCGTCCTCGCTCGTGTAGCGCGGGCATCGCGCTTCAGTGCGCAGTCCTGCCGCGTCCGCCCAATGCGCAGCTTCCAGGTCTCACAGTTCCGCCCTACCACCTCTGCCTTTTCCACCGCGACCACAAAATTCGCCGATCACGACGCGCATGACCCACACCACGAGGAGAGCTTCGAGGAGTTCACCGCCAG GTACGAGAAGGAGTTCGAGCAAGTCCAGGATGTTTTCGAGCTGCAGCGCAACCTCAACAATGCTTTCGCCTACGATTTGGTCCCATCGCCTTCCGTCATCACCGCTGCATTGAGGGCTGCGCGGAGGGTTGATGACTACCCAACTGCCGTGAGAATATTTGAGG GAATCAAGGCCAAGGTTGAGAACAAGGGACAGTATGATGAGTACATTCAGGAGCTCAGTGGTATCCGGGAAGAGCTTGGAATCAACCTTAAGGAGACCATGTACCCAGAGAGCTCGTGA
- a CDS encoding uncharacterized protein (BUSCO:EOG09264LH2), producing MAASAARGKKALEAGKYEEAIKDYTAAIDESPTSPDFYIQRSMAYQRAGNFDAALADAEQGVLNAVERARKELITEAQFRRGVALYKLGRLGDAQFILDLVKQRDEKHKQAEMWINKTKMDLAKLDQHDDKRKLTIAEIPSKPAARPAGLPVPPAAAVAPQQTPADKIRYDWYQNTENIYFTLMAKGVPKNQCVVHFEERSFSVTFPTGSNSSYDLHIEPLFAPVDPERCITRVLPSKVEIILTKAQPGVKWRKLESDEPQKDAPKADSVAGGDNNADDAVRHAVLSEPPKGPSYPTSSKRGPKDWDKVAKEAMPKSEKPGAVEDDDDYEGGDEANHFFKKLFKGASPEAQRAMMKSYTESNGTALSTNWEEVSKGPVETTPPDGMEAKPWK from the coding sequence ATGGCAGCCAGTGCTGCGCGTGGCAAAAAGGCCCTGGAAGCTGGAAAGTATGAAGAAGCTATCAAGGACTATACTGCCGCGATCGACGAATCCCCAACTTCGCCAGACTTCTACATCCAACGCTCCATGGCCTATCAGAGAGCGGGAAACTTCGACGCGGCTCTTGCGGATGCCGAGCAGGGAGTACTGAACGCAGTGGAACGTGCGAGGAAAGAGCTCATAACAGAAGCTCAATTTCGTCGTGGAGTAGCGCTCTACAAACTCGGGCGCCTCGGCGACGCTCAGTTCATCCTCGATCTGGTCAAGCAGCGTGATgagaagcacaagcaagCCGAAATGTGGATTAACAAGACCAAGATGGATCTGGCCAAGCTCGACCAACACGACGACAAGCGGAAGCTTACCATTGCTGAAATACCTAGCAagccagcagcaagaccGGCTGGCCTACCCGTACCTCCTGCAGCCGCTGTCGCACCCCAGCAGACGCCAGCAGACAAAATTCGCTACGACTGGTATCAGAATACGGAGAACATCTACTTCACCCTTATGGCAAAGGGTGTCCCAAAAAATCAATGTGTCGTTCATTTTGAGGAGCGCTCCTTCAGTGTGACCTTCCCTACAGGCTCGAATTCAAGCTATGACCTTCATATTGAGCCACTGTTCGCACCAGTCGATCCAGAGAGGTGCATAACGCGTGTCCTCCCTAGCAAGGTCGAAATCATTCTCACCAAAGCACAGCCCGGTGTTAAATGGCGGAAGCTGGAAAGCGATGAGCCACAAAAGGACGCTCCTAAGGCTGACAGTGTCGCTGGTGGCGATAATAACGCCGACGATGCAGTTAGGCACGCAGTCTTGTCGGAACCTCCGAAGGGCCCTTCGTACCCGACCTCGTCAAAGAGAGGACCGAAAGACTGGGACAAGGTTGCGAAAGAGGCGATGCCGAAGAGTGAGAAGCCTGGCGcggtcgaagatgatgacgactATGAAGGCGGAGACGAGGCCAACCACTTCTTCAAGAAGCTCTTCAAGGGAGCCAGTCCGGAGGCACAGCGTGCCATGATGAAGTCATACACCGAGTCCAACGGCACTGCGCTGTCCACTAACTGGGAAGAAGTGTCCAAAGGCCCAGTCGAGACTACTCCGCCCGATGGTATGGAGGCCAAGCCGTGGAAGTAG
- the LCL2 gene encoding Long chronological lifespan protein 2 has product MHFQSILGALLLLVAPGMSQFFNFGNMFGQQQQHQEPQNMGSDSDWYQQNYEGARCDKYLCPHTLSCVHFPHHCPCAFPKTEDKIEFGEGSMACVSKGGFKEGESLRKIELARKGLL; this is encoded by the exons ATGCACTTTCAATCGATCCTTGGagctctcttgctcctcGTTGCTCCGGGAATGTCGCAATTCTTCAACTTCGGCAACATGTTcggccagcaacaacaacatcaagaGCCACAGAATATGGGGAGCGACAGCGACTGGTACCAGCAGAACTATGAAGGAG CCCGCTGCGACAAATACCTCTGCCCACACACCCTCTCTTGCGTCCACTTCCCACACCACTGTCCCTGCGCATTCCCCAAAACCGAAGACAAAATCGAGTTCGGAGAAGGCAGCATGGCGTGCGTTAGCAAAGGCGGATTCAAGGAAGGCGAGTCGCTGAGGAAGATCGAATTGGCGAGGAAAGGACTGTTATAA
- the NOP10 gene encoding snoRNP complex protein — translation MHLMYTLDANGKRVYTLKKVVGSEVTKSAHPARFSPDDKYSRHRVTLKKRYGLLLTQQKDKTVLGQ, via the exons ATGCATCTTATGTACACCCTCGATGCCAATGGCAAGCGCGTCTACACCTTGAAGAAGGTCGTCGGCAGCGAAGTCACCAAGTCTGCCCACCCAGCCAGATTTTCGCCAGATGACAAGTACTCGAG ACACAGAGTCACTTTGAAGAAGCGATACGGTCTGCTCCTCACCCAGCAGA AAGATAAGACTGTGCTCGGACAATAG